The following proteins are encoded in a genomic region of Alosa alosa isolate M-15738 ecotype Scorff River chromosome 10, AALO_Geno_1.1, whole genome shotgun sequence:
- the si:ch211-161c3.5 gene encoding uncharacterized protein C3orf18 homolog isoform X2: MAVSTAAGPDLFLTPTPNPTTLPSLSAVPATPTSFPVTTVGLTTAAENITTAAAPTIPLTTLLTTTLSGNQTAFNGTGLPQLAEQVAGMGMVLVPFAIITVLGLLIIVLLYVRKRKRLEKLRHQLMPMYNFDPGEEQDDLEQELLDHGRDGSPAGPNAKL, from the exons ATGGCGGTGTCTACAGCTGCAGGACCGGACCTCTTCCTGACTCCCACGCCCAACCCCACCACCCTGCCCTCGCTGTCCGCCGTGCCTGCCACCCCCACCTCCTTCCCTGTGACCACCGTGGGGCTCACGACTGCCGCGGAGAACATCACGACTGCCGCCGCGCCGACTATCCCTCTGACTACTCTGCTGACCACCACGCTGTCGGGCAACCAGACAGCCTTCAATGGCACAGGGCTGCCCCAGCTGGCGGAGCAGGTTGCGGGAATGGGCATGGTGCTCGTGCCCTTCGCCATCATCACTGTCCTTGGCCTGCTGATAATCGTG CTGTTATATGTAAGGAAACGGAAAAG ACTGGAGAAGCTTCGGCACCAGCTCATGCCCATGTACAACTTTGACCCGGGAGAGGAGCAGGACGACCTGGAGCAGGAGCTGCTGGACCATGGGCGAGACGGCAGCCCAGCTGGGCCCAATGCCAAG TTATGA
- the si:ch211-161c3.5 gene encoding uncharacterized protein C3orf18 homolog isoform X1 produces the protein MAVSTAAGPDLFLTPTPNPTTLPSLSAVPATPTSFPVTTVGLTTAAENITTAAAPTIPLTTLLTTTLSGNQTAFNGTGLPQLAEQVAGMGMVLVPFAIITVLGLLIIVLLYVRKRKRLEKLRHQLMPMYNFDPGEEQDDLEQELLDHGRDGSPAGPNAKTLTTSQGTTQRPSRLVFTDVADAINA, from the exons ATGGCGGTGTCTACAGCTGCAGGACCGGACCTCTTCCTGACTCCCACGCCCAACCCCACCACCCTGCCCTCGCTGTCCGCCGTGCCTGCCACCCCCACCTCCTTCCCTGTGACCACCGTGGGGCTCACGACTGCCGCGGAGAACATCACGACTGCCGCCGCGCCGACTATCCCTCTGACTACTCTGCTGACCACCACGCTGTCGGGCAACCAGACAGCCTTCAATGGCACAGGGCTGCCCCAGCTGGCGGAGCAGGTTGCGGGAATGGGCATGGTGCTCGTGCCCTTCGCCATCATCACTGTCCTTGGCCTGCTGATAATCGTG CTGTTATATGTAAGGAAACGGAAAAG ACTGGAGAAGCTTCGGCACCAGCTCATGCCCATGTACAACTTTGACCCGGGAGAGGAGCAGGACGACCTGGAGCAGGAGCTGCTGGACCATGGGCGAGACGGCAGCCCAGCTGGGCCCAATGCCAAG ACACTGACAACAAGCCAGGGTACCACTCAGAGGCCCAGCCGGCTGGTCTTCACCGATGTGGCTGACGCCATCAACGCATAA
- the si:ch211-161c3.6 gene encoding high mobility group AT-hook 2b — MEAGSSSQSAEEAGPTSGEEPQPEPPRRGRGRPRKQQEEPVGPPPPRRPRGRPRGSKNKQVTPKKVEPAGQRRPRGRPRKWPQKVSEEEQQAARDEAEAPPVAPPSPTAPPPVQGGL, encoded by the exons ATGGAGGCGGGGTCCAGCAGTCAGAGCGCCGAGGAGGCGGGGCCTACCTCAGGGGAAGAGCCACAGCCTGAGCCACCACGGCGTGGGAGGGGTCGACCACGAAAACAGCAAGAG GAGCCTGttggtcctcctcctcccaggAGACCTCGTGGGCGGCCCAGAGGAAGTAAGAACAAGCAGGTCACACCCAAG AAGGTCGAGCCAGCAGGTCAGAGAAGGCCACGTGGACGTCCAAGAAAATGG CCACAGAAAGTGAGTGAGGAAGAGCAACAG GCGGCTCGAGATGAAGCGGAGGCTCCACCCGTCGCACCCCCCTCTCCCACGGCGCCCCCACCCGTGCAGGGAGGGCTGTGA